One Gloeothece verrucosa PCC 7822 DNA window includes the following coding sequences:
- a CDS encoding RNA-guided endonuclease InsQ/TnpB family protein — MYAIKLELKLNNIERSYLAGCAGYARLVYNYGLDLIKSSWSFEGIKVGDGSRLAAIKKILTNHVMANDKYKWMKKYPSTIYQSALNNLGKAMSRYRKGLGKLPVLKAKKDGDSFTVYKSSGIYPSKGRAMLPFSNRQVIQAGKKIIIPGLGTFRLKEELLFTCSSQTFTISRSSHKWYVSFTIDAEKIPPIIQKNELVGIDLGVKAFATLSTGKVYEMPKTLKEAKTKLSQFQWANRNKQLGNRKKKIKASNRAKLYYRQLAKKHSRVSNIRKDFLHKTTTDISRENSRLRIEDLNVSGMLANCKLSEAVANQGFYEFRRQLEYKQKFYSTQVEIVDRWYPSSKTCSSCGHQQPIKLSQRVFDCQICNSQIDRDLNASINLKNAPVNKVRLA; from the coding sequence ATGTACGCCATTAAGTTAGAGCTAAAATTGAATAATATTGAACGTTCTTACTTAGCTGGTTGTGCTGGTTATGCCAGGTTAGTCTATAACTACGGATTAGACCTAATCAAATCTTCTTGGTCATTTGAAGGAATAAAAGTCGGTGATGGCTCAAGATTAGCAGCAATTAAAAAGATTTTAACAAATCACGTGATGGCGAATGATAAATATAAATGGATGAAGAAATATCCATCTACGATTTATCAGTCAGCCTTAAACAATTTAGGAAAGGCTATGAGTCGCTATCGTAAAGGATTGGGAAAATTGCCGGTTTTAAAAGCCAAGAAAGACGGTGATTCTTTCACGGTTTATAAAAGTTCAGGTATTTATCCAAGTAAGGGGAGAGCAATGCTTCCTTTCTCTAATCGTCAAGTAATTCAAGCAGGAAAAAAGATAATCATACCCGGTTTAGGGACGTTTAGGCTGAAAGAAGAATTACTCTTCACTTGCTCTAGTCAAACTTTTACTATTAGTCGTTCTTCCCATAAATGGTATGTTTCATTTACTATTGATGCCGAGAAAATTCCCCCAATTATTCAGAAAAATGAATTAGTAGGTATAGATCTAGGCGTTAAGGCGTTTGCCACATTAAGTACAGGAAAAGTGTATGAAATGCCCAAGACTTTAAAAGAGGCGAAAACCAAGCTAAGTCAATTTCAATGGGCAAATAGAAACAAACAATTAGGCAATAGAAAGAAAAAGATTAAAGCTTCTAATAGAGCCAAGCTCTACTATAGACAATTAGCCAAAAAACATTCCCGAGTTTCTAATATAAGGAAAGATTTTCTTCATAAGACTACAACCGATATTAGTCGAGAAAACTCCAGACTTAGGATAGAAGACTTAAATGTTTCTGGAATGTTAGCCAATTGTAAGCTATCGGAAGCTGTAGCTAATCAAGGATTTTATGAGTTTAGAAGACAGTTAGAATACAAGCAAAAGTTCTACTCTACCCAAGTAGAAATAGTAGATAGATGGTATCCCTCAAGTAAAACTTGTTCAAGTTGTGGACACCAACAACCGATTAAGTTATCTCAAAGGGTATTTGATTGCCAAATTTGTAATAGTCAAATTGATAGGGACTTAAATGCTAGTATTAACTTGAAAAATGCCCCTGTCAATAAAGTAAGGTTGGCTTGA
- a CDS encoding sensor histidine kinase, whose amino-acid sequence MANWLRLEKISLRVRLTGWYIILLGCTLAAFSSYLYLQLKYSLQSQVDRNLNITASEILNTLILDNEPPVLKKNNSSQKIASNLKQAGYAVRLITSTGKIVDGFGEYQEFPAPVPGQKGYSNFIYDSGIWRVYNQPIILSKGRGLLQVAQSLEPLKEASEHLLTLMLLSYPLILFLAGLGGLFLADRALRPIDNIIRTAQAINPDDITRRIGYAGSFDEVGRLAMTLDRMLDRLSAAFEHERRFTADASHELRTPLAVIKGRIGVTLSQNRTPEEYQATLQALEYEVDRLIRLANGLLFLTRLEQETIQFQQIDLSELLSILVEQFQMMAEPRNILLTDNIEPELMIAGNADYLTNVFLNLLDNAIKYTPDGGKVTVKAQPQAEQVYIRVSNSGKGIAPENLPHLFKRFYRVEADRSRHTGGTGLGLAIAYEIVRLHKGTITVESEVNQTTTFTVSLPLKV is encoded by the coding sequence ATGGCTAATTGGTTGAGATTAGAAAAAATTAGTTTACGGGTACGCTTAACGGGATGGTACATCATTCTGCTTGGGTGTACTCTAGCCGCTTTTAGCAGTTACTTGTATTTACAATTAAAATATAGCCTTCAGAGTCAGGTAGATAGAAACTTAAATATTACTGCCTCAGAAATATTAAATACCCTCATTCTCGATAACGAACCGCCGGTTCTCAAAAAAAATAACAGTTCACAAAAGATCGCTTCAAATTTAAAACAGGCAGGGTACGCAGTGCGCCTGATTACCTCAACGGGGAAAATAGTCGATGGTTTTGGCGAATATCAAGAATTTCCTGCCCCCGTACCTGGGCAAAAAGGTTACAGTAATTTTATTTATGATTCAGGGATATGGCGAGTTTACAATCAGCCGATAATCTTATCAAAAGGGCGAGGATTATTACAAGTTGCTCAATCTCTTGAACCTCTAAAAGAAGCCTCTGAACATTTACTGACTTTAATGTTGCTCAGTTATCCTTTAATCTTGTTCTTGGCCGGATTAGGAGGGCTGTTTTTAGCTGATCGGGCATTGCGGCCTATTGATAATATCATTCGCACAGCACAAGCGATCAATCCTGATGATATTACTCGCCGCATTGGTTATGCAGGATCATTTGACGAAGTAGGACGCTTGGCGATGACTTTAGATCGAATGTTGGACCGCTTGAGTGCGGCTTTTGAACATGAACGGCGCTTTACAGCAGATGCTTCTCACGAGTTACGCACCCCTCTAGCGGTGATTAAAGGGCGAATTGGTGTCACTTTAAGTCAAAACCGCACCCCAGAGGAGTATCAAGCCACTTTACAAGCTTTGGAGTATGAAGTTGATCGTCTGATTCGTTTAGCCAATGGGTTATTATTTTTAACCCGCCTTGAACAAGAAACTATACAGTTTCAACAGATAGATTTAAGTGAACTGTTGAGTATTTTGGTTGAACAGTTCCAAATGATGGCAGAACCGCGCAATATTTTGTTAACAGACAATATAGAACCAGAATTAATGATTGCCGGCAATGCCGACTATTTAACCAATGTGTTTCTCAATTTGCTAGATAATGCCATTAAATATACTCCTGATGGCGGTAAAGTGACAGTAAAGGCGCAACCACAAGCTGAGCAAGTCTATATTAGGGTTAGCAATAGCGGTAAAGGAATTGCCCCAGAAAACCTCCCTCATCTATTTAAGCGCTTTTATCGCGTAGAGGCTGATCGCTCTCGTCATACAGGAGGAACTGGGTTAGGACTAGCCATCGCTTATGAGATTGTTCGTTTACATAAGGGTACAATTACAGTAGAAAGTGAGGTTAATCAGACTACTACTTTTACCGTTTCTCTGCCTTTGAAAGTTTGA
- a CDS encoding response regulator transcription factor codes for MRILLVEDEPGIAQFISQGLKETGYVVDIAPDGQQGKNYVDAVEYDIIILDIMLPKIDGLKLLGEIRAKKVSVPILLLTARDSVEDRVKGLNQGADDYMVKPFAFSELLARIRALQRRPPLQFNTVLALGDLTMDLVTREVKRGDKLIDLSPLEFKLLEYLLRNCNQVLTRTQIGEQVWNLDFYSNSNVVDVYVGYLRRKIDRGFQRPLLHTVRGVGYCMKAEGS; via the coding sequence ATGCGGATACTCTTAGTCGAGGATGAACCAGGGATTGCTCAATTTATCAGTCAAGGGTTAAAAGAAACAGGCTATGTGGTAGATATCGCCCCTGACGGACAACAAGGCAAAAATTATGTTGATGCGGTGGAATATGACATCATTATCTTAGACATCATGCTCCCCAAAATTGATGGCTTGAAATTATTAGGAGAGATTCGCGCGAAAAAAGTCTCTGTACCGATTTTACTGCTGACTGCGCGAGATAGCGTAGAAGATCGGGTCAAAGGCTTAAATCAGGGGGCTGATGATTATATGGTTAAACCCTTCGCCTTTTCAGAATTACTCGCCCGTATCAGGGCTTTACAACGTCGCCCTCCCCTTCAATTCAATACAGTTTTGGCATTAGGAGACTTGACGATGGACCTTGTCACCCGAGAAGTGAAACGAGGCGACAAGCTCATTGATCTGAGTCCTTTAGAATTTAAACTTTTAGAATACTTATTACGTAATTGTAACCAGGTATTAACTCGGACTCAAATCGGTGAGCAGGTTTGGAACCTGGATTTTTATAGCAATTCTAATGTAGTTGATGTCTATGTGGGCTATCTCAGGCGCAAAATAGACCGAGGGTTTCAACGGCCTCTGTTACATACAGTGCGAGGCGTAGGCTATTGTATGAAGGCAGAAGGCAGCTAA
- a CDS encoding carbonic anhydrase: MNTLALIATLLMMLTNLAFVNPQIQPCDSTTEADKSTTETDKKEIIWNYSGDQRPARWGELSQCFVTCSNGKTQSPINLSSAIPEEGSNLVFNYQDTPLTIINNGHTIEVEYASGSTVTIGNKEYELKQFHFHAPSEHTIKGTVKPMELHLVHKNQNKEIAVVGILIEQDEKHPIIEKIWPYISLEQGKKKIPNVTINAIDFIPKEQSYYKYIGSLTTPPCTEGVNWFVFKQPIQLSAEQIKQFRQIYQLNARPVQPLDQHKIVITQE, translated from the coding sequence ATGAATACACTAGCTCTTATTGCTACATTACTGATGATGCTGACTAACCTAGCATTCGTCAATCCCCAAATTCAACCGTGTGATAGCACTACTGAAGCCGATAAAAGCACTACTGAAACCGATAAAAAAGAAATTATTTGGAATTATAGTGGCGATCAAAGACCTGCTCGCTGGGGAGAACTCAGTCAATGTTTTGTCACTTGTTCAAACGGTAAAACGCAATCCCCCATTAATTTGAGTTCAGCAATTCCCGAAGAAGGGAGTAATCTGGTTTTTAATTATCAAGATACACCGTTAACGATTATCAATAACGGTCATACTATCGAAGTCGAGTATGCTTCAGGAAGTACAGTTACCATTGGCAATAAAGAATATGAATTAAAGCAGTTTCACTTTCATGCTCCTAGTGAACATACTATTAAAGGAACAGTGAAGCCTATGGAACTCCATTTAGTGCATAAAAATCAAAACAAAGAAATAGCTGTAGTAGGGATATTAATTGAACAAGATGAAAAACACCCTATAATTGAGAAAATATGGCCATATATTTCTCTAGAACAAGGGAAAAAGAAAATTCCTAATGTGACGATTAATGCTATAGATTTTATTCCGAAAGAGCAATCTTATTATAAATATATCGGCTCTTTAACCACCCCTCCTTGTACTGAAGGCGTGAATTGGTTTGTCTTTAAGCAACCCATTCAACTTTCCGCCGAGCAGATTAAACAATTTAGACAAATCTATCAGTTAAACGCTAGACCAGTACAGCCGCTTGATCAGCATAAAATTGTGATCACACAAGAGTAG
- a CDS encoding carbonic anhydrase — MNNKTYGKLQGYGILIIAVIFLSLVANLALANPKIHWGAELVPHWSYSGEENPHHWAALSPDFAICSKGQNQSPINFESGTREKSPNLVFNYQNTPLNIVNNGHTIQINYAKGSRVIIGDKDYELMQFHFHTPSEHTINKKVAKMELHLVHKNEEGEIAVIGILIQQGQEHPLIKKIWQYISPEQGEKNFANVIINAKDFIPVDQSYYNYIGSLTTPPCTEGVNWFVFKTPLKVSPQQIQQFTQIYQLNARPVQPLNQREIVIREY; from the coding sequence ATGAACAATAAAACCTATGGAAAATTACAAGGTTATGGAATATTAATTATTGCTGTAATATTCCTGAGTCTTGTGGCTAACCTAGCTTTAGCAAATCCGAAAATTCATTGGGGTGCAGAACTCGTTCCGCACTGGAGTTATAGCGGCGAAGAAAACCCCCATCATTGGGCGGCACTCAGCCCAGATTTTGCCATCTGTTCAAAAGGTCAAAACCAATCCCCGATTAATTTTGAATCAGGCACTCGAGAAAAATCGCCTAATCTAGTTTTTAATTATCAAAATACGCCTTTAAATATTGTCAATAATGGTCATACTATCCAAATAAATTATGCTAAAGGAAGTCGAGTAATTATTGGCGATAAAGACTATGAATTAATGCAGTTTCACTTTCATACTCCCAGTGAACATACCATTAATAAGAAAGTGGCTAAAATGGAACTCCATCTAGTGCATAAAAATGAAGAAGGAGAAATAGCTGTGATAGGGATATTAATTCAACAAGGTCAAGAACATCCTCTAATTAAAAAAATCTGGCAATATATTTCTCCAGAGCAAGGCGAAAAAAACTTTGCCAATGTGATCATTAATGCTAAAGACTTTATTCCTGTAGATCAATCTTACTATAACTATATCGGCTCTTTAACCACCCCTCCCTGCACGGAAGGCGTAAATTGGTTTGTTTTTAAGACTCCCCTTAAAGTTTCTCCTCAACAGATTCAACAATTTACACAAATCTATCAGTTAAACGCTAGACCAGTACAGCCGCTTAATCAGCGTGAAATTGTGATCAGAGAATATTGA
- a CDS encoding AAA family ATPase, with amino-acid sequence MKLLSIKFYNFRQFYGKTPEIILASGSQNTTIIHGNNGAGKTTILNGFTWVLYEKFTAAFSSPDLLINKRAINEVNIGTSVECCVEIYFEHESKRYHLKRRCYACRDKDGKVQYSQNQFFMLIAGDNGSWYHPLEQPDDIINNILPESLHQYFFFDGEHIDHIFRSSDKKKIAEDTKELLGVKVLDRSIDHLKKAKKTLQDELKSIGESDIKKLLKQQNQQEKERDKIQERQQYIIQQLAQQEELKKLVSQRLLELSGAEELKQLKTQLEKQETTLRQNLVEARNKIKQLISSRGYTVLLTGAISQFDELIGDLRQKGELPSGIKQQFVQQLLERQRCICGNELHQESDAYQEVQNWMNKAGIAEVEEAAIRACSQVRELEKQSQNFWQEIDDNQAKIHQWRLELSQVENQLDEISNKFRHDPDEDIKNLQTRLDELEYSLKELTLEQGANKHQLELIEKDIESLNKQIEKHKVREEKQALVQRRITATQEAIDRITEVRKRLEVQFRYSLEKRVQEIFSSISFTPYLPRISNDYDLRLVENTSGVAVPVAASTGENQILSLSFIGGIIDRVREWSQKNTLMGLDSSTFPIVMDSPFGSLDEIYRRQVAKSIPQLANQLIVLVTKTQWRVEVEQEMANYIGKQYVLVYHSPKPDCEEDSIELDGVKYPLVKRSQNEFEYTEIIEVKDGDS; translated from the coding sequence ATGAAGCTATTATCAATTAAATTCTATAACTTTCGTCAATTTTATGGGAAAACACCCGAAATAATTTTAGCTTCTGGTTCCCAGAATACCACCATTATACATGGGAATAACGGAGCCGGTAAAACCACAATTCTAAATGGATTTACTTGGGTACTCTACGAAAAATTTACGGCGGCTTTTTCTTCCCCAGATTTATTGATTAATAAACGAGCCATTAATGAAGTCAATATTGGTACATCGGTGGAATGTTGCGTAGAGATTTATTTTGAACATGAAAGCAAACGCTATCATCTTAAACGGAGATGTTATGCCTGCCGGGATAAAGACGGAAAAGTACAATATAGTCAAAATCAGTTTTTTATGTTAATTGCTGGTGATAATGGTTCTTGGTATCATCCCCTCGAACAACCCGATGATATTATTAACAATATTTTACCAGAAAGTTTACATCAATATTTCTTTTTTGACGGCGAACATATCGATCACATTTTTCGCAGTAGTGATAAAAAGAAAATTGCTGAGGATACCAAAGAATTATTAGGGGTTAAAGTTTTAGACCGCTCTATAGACCATTTAAAAAAAGCCAAGAAGACTTTACAAGATGAATTAAAATCTATCGGGGAATCAGACATAAAAAAATTGCTCAAGCAGCAAAATCAACAGGAAAAAGAAAGGGATAAAATACAGGAACGTCAACAATACATTATTCAACAACTGGCACAACAGGAAGAGTTAAAAAAACTCGTTTCTCAAAGGTTACTCGAGTTAAGCGGCGCAGAGGAATTAAAACAACTGAAAACCCAACTAGAAAAACAGGAAACCACTCTCCGTCAAAACTTAGTTGAAGCAAGAAACAAAATAAAACAATTAATTTCCAGTCGAGGATATACCGTTTTACTGACTGGTGCTATCTCTCAATTTGATGAATTAATCGGGGACTTAAGACAAAAAGGAGAACTCCCAAGCGGCATAAAACAGCAGTTTGTTCAACAATTACTAGAAAGACAACGCTGTATTTGTGGGAACGAACTGCATCAAGAAAGCGACGCTTACCAAGAGGTACAAAATTGGATGAATAAAGCCGGCATAGCTGAGGTAGAAGAAGCCGCCATCCGCGCTTGTTCACAGGTAAGAGAATTAGAAAAACAAAGCCAGAATTTTTGGCAAGAGATAGATGATAACCAAGCTAAAATTCATCAGTGGCGTTTAGAATTATCTCAAGTTGAAAACCAACTAGACGAAATTAGTAATAAATTTAGACATGATCCCGATGAAGATATTAAAAACTTACAAACTCGTCTCGATGAACTCGAATACTCTCTCAAAGAATTGACCTTAGAACAAGGAGCCAATAAACATCAACTAGAACTGATAGAAAAAGACATAGAATCCCTCAATAAACAAATTGAAAAACATAAAGTCAGAGAAGAAAAACAAGCCTTAGTCCAGCGAAGAATTACAGCAACTCAAGAGGCAATTGATCGTATTACTGAAGTCAGAAAACGCTTAGAGGTTCAATTCCGTTACTCTTTAGAAAAACGAGTACAAGAAATTTTTAGCTCGATTTCCTTTACGCCTTATTTGCCGAGAATTAGTAATGATTATGACCTGAGATTAGTAGAAAATACTTCGGGGGTTGCGGTGCCGGTAGCGGCTTCTACAGGCGAGAATCAAATTCTCAGTTTATCTTTTATTGGCGGCATTATAGACCGAGTGAGAGAATGGAGTCAAAAAAATACTTTAATGGGGTTAGATAGTAGCACTTTTCCAATAGTAATGGATTCTCCTTTTGGCAGTTTAGATGAAATTTATCGGCGGCAGGTTGCTAAGTCTATTCCTCAGTTAGCCAATCAGTTAATTGTCTTAGTAACTAAAACTCAATGGCGGGTAGAAGTCGAACAAGAAATGGCTAATTATATTGGTAAACAATATGTACTGGTTTATCATTCTCCTAAACCGGATTGTGAAGAGGATTCTATTGAATTAGATGGGGTTAAATATCCTTTAGTTAAACGGAGTCAAAATGAGTTTGAATATACAGAAATTATTGAGGTAAAAGATGGGGATTCGTAG
- a CDS encoding Uma2 family endonuclease, with protein sequence MTSILIEDLTSELAIQAEDPEERFITDGVTWEEYENLLEKLGDSLAYRVTYLDGTLEIMSPSRRHEFDKKNISRLLEIYLEEKRIPFWGLGSTTFRQEQKRGGTEPDECYCIGTEKEFPDLAIEVVVSSGGINKLAVYQRLGVKEVWFWRNNKIDVYHLREENYEQIAKSELFPELDLNLLVYYAAQPSPLEAILAFRAALGQQSNYTND encoded by the coding sequence ATGACATCAATATTAATTGAAGACTTAACCAGCGAACTGGCAATACAAGCTGAAGACCCTGAAGAAAGATTTATTACTGATGGCGTAACTTGGGAAGAGTATGAGAACTTATTAGAGAAACTGGGGGATAGTTTAGCTTATCGGGTTACTTATTTAGATGGAACCTTAGAAATTATGTCCCCTAGTCGTCGTCATGAATTTGATAAAAAGAATATTAGCCGCTTGTTAGAAATTTATTTAGAAGAAAAAAGAATACCCTTTTGGGGACTAGGTTCAACGACTTTTCGTCAAGAACAAAAACGAGGGGGAACAGAACCCGATGAGTGTTATTGTATCGGAACTGAAAAAGAATTTCCCGATTTAGCGATAGAAGTTGTTGTTAGTAGCGGCGGAATCAATAAGTTAGCGGTATATCAAAGACTGGGAGTCAAAGAAGTTTGGTTTTGGAGGAATAATAAAATTGATGTTTATCATTTACGAGAAGAAAACTATGAACAAATTGCCAAGAGTGAGCTATTCCCAGAATTAGATTTAAACTTATTAGTTTATTATGCCGCACAACCGAGTCCTTTAGAAGCTATTTTAGCTTTTCGTGCAGCCCTTGGCCAACAATCAAATTACACTAATGACTAA
- the hemC gene encoding hydroxymethylbilane synthase — MVVSSPTRTVRIGSRKSQLALVQTYWVQGELQKHYPDRQFDVETMSTQGDKILDVALAKIGDKGLFTKELEVGMIDHQIDLAVHSLKDLPTNLPSGLILGCVTERVDPADGLVVNEKHKDKQLDTLPEGAVIGTSSLRRLAQLRHHFPHLTFKDVRGNVNTRLSKLDAGEYDAIILAVAGLTRLGMSDRIHQIIPSEISLHAVGQGALGIECRADDVEVLDLLKVLEHQATRDRCYAERAFLRELEGGCQVPIGVNTSVEGDTLTLTGMVASLDGQKLIKDSITGKASDADQLGQELAIRMRNAGAGEILAEIFAQINRE; from the coding sequence ATGGTCGTTTCTAGTCCTACTCGCACTGTCCGCATCGGTTCACGCAAAAGCCAGTTAGCCTTAGTTCAAACTTACTGGGTACAAGGAGAATTACAAAAACACTACCCCGATAGGCAGTTTGATGTTGAAACTATGAGTACCCAAGGAGATAAAATTCTCGATGTCGCCTTGGCTAAGATCGGGGATAAGGGACTATTTACTAAAGAATTAGAAGTAGGCATGATCGATCATCAGATTGATCTAGCTGTCCATTCCCTCAAAGACTTACCCACGAATTTACCTAGCGGCTTAATTTTAGGCTGTGTAACCGAAAGAGTCGATCCGGCAGACGGGTTAGTCGTTAATGAAAAACACAAAGACAAGCAGTTAGACACCTTACCCGAAGGTGCAGTCATTGGTACATCTTCGCTACGGCGGTTAGCACAACTGCGGCATCATTTCCCTCATCTAACCTTTAAAGATGTACGGGGTAACGTAAATACTAGACTGAGTAAACTCGATGCCGGAGAATATGATGCCATTATCCTTGCAGTAGCCGGGTTAACTCGCTTAGGTATGAGTGATCGTATTCATCAAATTATCCCCTCAGAGATTTCTCTTCATGCAGTCGGTCAAGGCGCTTTAGGAATTGAATGTCGCGCTGACGATGTTGAAGTATTAGACTTATTGAAAGTGCTAGAACATCAAGCCACCCGCGATCGCTGTTATGCAGAACGAGCATTTTTACGGGAATTAGAAGGAGGATGTCAAGTTCCTATTGGTGTTAATACTTCAGTAGAAGGAGATACCCTGACTTTAACAGGAATGGTAGCCAGTTTAGATGGGCAAAAACTGATTAAAGATAGTATCACCGGTAAAGCGAGTGATGCTGATCAATTAGGACAAGAACTTGCTATCCGGATGCGTAACGCTGGTGCTGGGGAAATTCTAGCCGAAATTTTTGCCCAAATTAATAGAGAGTAA
- a CDS encoding 2-isopropylmalate synthase, translated as MSKQPDRVIIFDTTLRDGEQSPGATLNVDEKLTVARALARLGVDVIEAGFPYASPGDFEAVQKIAKVVGVQGGPTICGLARATRQDITKAAEALKPAAKPRIHTFLATSDIHLAYKLKKTRQEVLEIVPEMVAYAKSFVDDVEFSPEDAGRSDPEFLYQVLERAIAAGATTVNIPDTVGYLTPSEFGQLIRGIKENVPNIDNAIISVHGHNDLGLAVANFLEAVKNGARQLECTINGIGERAGNAALEELVMALHVRRSYYNPFLGRPADSTEPLTNINTKEIYKTSRLVSSLTGMAVQPNKAIVGANAFAHESGIHQDGVLKNKLTYEIMDAESIGLTNNQIVLGKLSGRNAFGTRLKELGFELTETELNKAFVRFKEVADKRKEITDWDLEAIVNDEIHVAPEIFRLELVQVSCGDQARPTATVILKGPNGEELMDAAIGTGPVDAVYKAINRVVNVPNQLIEFSVKSVTEGIDAMGEVTIRLKYENRTFSGHAANTDIIVASARAYISALNRLYVALEQEKTQKEQAAVTAS; from the coding sequence ATGAGTAAACAACCCGATCGCGTTATCATCTTCGATACCACTCTCCGAGATGGGGAACAGTCCCCGGGAGCAACCCTGAATGTTGATGAGAAGCTAACCGTTGCTCGCGCACTGGCACGACTGGGAGTAGATGTCATAGAAGCGGGTTTTCCTTACGCAAGTCCCGGAGATTTTGAAGCTGTACAAAAAATCGCTAAAGTAGTAGGAGTCCAAGGAGGCCCCACAATTTGCGGCTTGGCAAGAGCCACTCGACAAGATATCACTAAAGCCGCAGAAGCCCTCAAACCCGCCGCTAAACCCCGCATTCATACCTTTTTGGCTACCTCCGATATTCACTTGGCCTATAAACTCAAAAAGACTCGTCAAGAAGTCCTAGAAATCGTCCCAGAAATGGTGGCTTATGCGAAGTCTTTTGTAGATGATGTAGAATTTTCCCCAGAAGATGCAGGCCGTAGTGACCCAGAATTTTTGTATCAAGTATTAGAAAGAGCCATAGCAGCCGGAGCAACTACCGTTAATATTCCCGATACCGTAGGCTATTTAACTCCCTCTGAATTTGGTCAATTGATTCGCGGCATCAAAGAAAATGTTCCTAACATAGACAATGCTATTATCTCGGTTCATGGACATAATGATTTAGGGTTAGCGGTGGCTAACTTCCTTGAAGCCGTTAAAAATGGAGCCAGACAGTTAGAATGTACTATTAACGGCATAGGAGAACGAGCCGGCAACGCCGCCTTAGAAGAATTAGTGATGGCGCTTCATGTACGCCGCTCCTATTACAATCCTTTCTTAGGACGACCAGCAGACTCCACTGAACCCCTAACCAATATCAATACCAAAGAAATCTACAAAACATCCCGTTTAGTTTCCAGTCTCACCGGGATGGCGGTACAACCGAATAAGGCAATTGTCGGCGCTAATGCTTTCGCTCATGAATCCGGTATTCATCAGGATGGCGTGCTAAAAAATAAATTAACCTACGAAATTATGGACGCTGAGTCTATCGGGTTAACCAATAATCAAATTGTCCTCGGGAAACTCTCAGGGCGTAATGCTTTCGGCACTCGTCTAAAAGAATTAGGCTTTGAATTGACGGAAACTGAGCTAAATAAAGCCTTTGTACGCTTTAAAGAAGTGGCAGACAAGCGCAAAGAAATTACTGACTGGGACTTAGAAGCCATCGTCAATGATGAAATTCATGTTGCCCCAGAAATCTTCCGTCTCGAATTAGTACAAGTGTCATGTGGCGATCAGGCCCGTCCAACAGCAACCGTGATCTTAAAAGGTCCCAACGGCGAAGAATTAATGGATGCGGCTATTGGAACCGGACCCGTAGATGCGGTTTATAAAGCGATTAACCGAGTGGTTAATGTTCCTAACCAGTTGATTGAATTTTCGGTTAAGTCAGTCACAGAAGGCATTGATGCAATGGGAGAAGTCACCATTCGTCTGAAATACGAAAACCGAACTTTCTCGGGTCATGCCGCTAATACTGATATTATCGTTGCTTCGGCACGGGCTTATATTAGCGCTCTTAACCGTCTTTATGTTGCCCTAGAACAAGAAAAAACCCAAAAAGAACAAGCGGCTGTTACAGCATCATAA